The genomic window CGGGGAGCGACCTCGATCGCGCCGAGGGCACGGTCCGGCGGATGGTGCCGTTCGTGCAGGCCGACCCGCGGCTGGTCGTGGTGACCTGGCAGGGCGCCGACTTCCCCGACCAGCCCTTCGACGACGGGGTGCTGCCGCTGCGCGAGCACGTGCTGGCCGCCGCCTACCGGGACGCCGCGGATGTGGCGGGGCCGCAGCTGGCGCGGGACGTGGCGGGCCTGCACCTGTCGTTGCCGGTCCCGGCCGAGGACGTGTCCGTGCTGGGCCACAGCTACGGCGGCTCGGTCGTGGGCTCCGCCCAGCTGCACGGCCTGGACGCGGACCGGGTCGTGCACGTCGCCAGCGCCGGCGCCTACCTGCGGATGGCCACCGAGCCGGCGGCCGGGCGACCGGCGGTGTTCTCGATGACCGCGTACGACGACCCGATCCGCCTCGCCCAGGGCCACGCCGTGTCGGACGCGGCGGCGCGGTGGCGCGCGATGAGCCCGGCGATGCTGGACCCGGCCGCCGGGGCGGTGGCACGGCTGGCCAGTCACCTGCCTGGCGCACCGCGAGCGATCGGCCACGGCGTCGATCCCGACCTGCTCCCGGGCGTCGTCCGGCTGGACACCGGCCGGTTCGACGACAGCTGCCGACTGGTGTCCGGGCACAGCGGCATGTTCGAGCCGGGCAGTACCGCCTGGCGGAACCTGCTGGCCACCATGGACGGTGGGCGGGTCGAGGTGCTGGAGCCGCAGCGGTGGTCCAGCCACCTGGAGCCCGGTGCCCTCGCCGTCCGGCACGACGGGGTGCGCCTCGGGGTGGACGTGCGGGTGCCGCACTACGTCGTCGACCGCAGCCCGTGGTCCGATCCGGCCTACCGGGCGCCGACCCTGGCGATCCGTTGAGCGCGGCTCAGGACGGTTCCCAGACCGCCTGGTCGTGCGCGAAGAGCACCCGTCTCGGATCCAGCGCGAGGACGTCGTCCATCCACTCCGGCGGCGCCGGCAGGTCCGCGACGGGCGGGCCGGGCCACTGCGCCGCGGCCGCGTCGGCGGTGAACTGGCTGGCCTGGTCGTGCGACTGCCCGGCGAGCACCACCGTCCCGTTCGCAGTGCGGACGGCCAGCGACTGGTGGCCCGCGGTGTGGCCCGGGGTCGCGAGCACGTGCACGCCGGGCAGCAGCTCGCTGTCGCCGTCCAGCAGCTCGTACCGGACGCCGCTGAAGTCGACCAGCTCGGGCAGCGTGTACTCGTGACCGTCGGCGAGCTCACGCTCCCTTCGCTGGGCCACGATGGGGGTGCCGGCGAACAGCGGGTTGCCGCCGCAGTGGTCGAAGTGCAGGTGGCAGTTCACCACCAGGGCGATGTCGTGGGGCGTCACGCCGTGCTGCTGGAGCGCATCCCGCAGGTCGCGGCGCCACGGGCGGTAGTGCGCGTCGACCTCCGGGTGCGAACCCATGCCGGTGTCCAGCAGCAGCAGGCCGTCCGGGTGGTGCACCAGGTAGGCGAGGACCACCTCGGCCCGCGGCCGCCCGTCCACCGTCTCCTCGCCCGGGCGCAGGAACGATCCGAGGTGCAGCCGGTCGATCCGGTCGGCCATCGCGGGCATGCGCGCATCCTCGCACCACCTGCCGTGGCTAGTGCCGAACCCAGTGCCGAACCCGGTGCCGAACCGCTCAGCGCGCATGCCACACTCGCCGCCATGGCATCGACGACGCTGCCCGTGACCCTGGACGACGTGCGGGCCGCCCGCGAGGTGCTCGAGGGCGTGGTGCGCCCCACCCCGCTGGAGTTCAGCCGGGCCCTGTCCGACCGGGTCGGCGGCCCCGTGTTCATGAAGTGCGAGAACCTGCAGCGCGCCGGGTCCTTCAAGATCCGCGGCGCCTACAACCGGATCGCCCGGCTCAGCGACGAGGAGAAGGCCCGCGGCGTGGTCGCGGCCAGCGCCGGCAACCACGCGCAGGGCGTGGCGCTCGCGGCGCAGCTGCTGGGGCTGCGGTCCACCGTCTTCATGCCGACGGTCGCACCCATCCCGAAGCTGCTGGCCACCAAGGGCTACGGCGCGCACATCGAGCTGGTCGGGCTCACGGTCGACGACGCCCTGGTTGCGGCGCGCCGGTTCGAGCAGGAGACGGGCGCGGTGCTGATCCACCCGTTCGACCACGTCGACATCGTCGCGGGGCAGGGCACGGTCGGGCTGGAGATCCTGGAGGAGTGCCCCGACGTGCGCACCGTCCTGGTGTGCTGCGGCGGCGGTGGCCTGCTGGCCGGGATCGCGACGGCCGTCAAGGGGCTGCGGCCCGACGTGCGGGTGGTGGGCGTGCAGGCCGAGCAGGCGGCGGCCTACCCGGTGTCGCTCGAGGCAGGGCGCCCGGTCCCGCTGGAGCGGATGGCCACGATGGCGGACGGCATCGCCGTCGGCTGCCCGGGCGACGTGCCCTTCGCGCTGGTCAGCAACCTCGTGGACGAGATCCTCACGGTGAGCGAGGAGTCGCTGTCCCGGGCGCTGCTGTTCCTCGTCGAGCGGGCCAAGCTCGTGGTCGAGCCGGCCGGGGCAGCCGGCGTGGCGGCGCTGCTGGGCGAGTCCGTCGGCTCGAAGCCGCCGAAGCTCGAGGCGCCGGTCGCCGTCGTGCTGTCCGGCGGCAACATCGACCCGCTCCTGCTGCTGCGGGTGCTGCGGCACGGCATGGCGGCGGCCGGCCGGTACCTGCAGTTCCGGCTGCGGGTGCCCGACCGGCCGGGCTCGCTGGCGGCGCTGCTGGCGGTGCTCGCCGAGGTCGACGCGAACGTGCTGGAGATCGAGCACGTGCGGACCGGCTCGGCGCTGCACGTGGACGAGGTCGAGATCGCGCTCCAGCTGGAGACGAAGGGCGCCGACCACACCGAGCTGGTGCTCGCGAAGCTGCGCGACGTGGGGTACCCCCTCAACTTCACCTGACGGTTCGCCGGTTCACCTGACGGTTCGCCGGTTCACCTGACGGTTCGCCGAGCCGCCGCCGAAAATGCGATGAGTTCTGCGGGGCACGGCGGTCTACTGGGGGTGAAACCATCCCTGCCTCCAAGGAGCCCCGCCATGACCGCGACCTCGTTGTCGGTGCCTTCTGGGAGGGTCGGACCATGACGGATGCAGTGGTGGCGCAAGGTCTGGTCAAGCACTACGGGGACGTCGTCGCGCTCGACGGGCTGAGCCTGTCGGTCCCCGCCGGGTCGGTCCTCGGGCTCCTCGGCCCCAACGGCGCCGGCAAGACGACGACCGTGCGCGTGCTCACCACGCTGCTGCGTCCGGACGCCGGCAGTGCCGAGGTCGCGGGGGTGGACGTGCTGGCCGACCCGCGCGAGGTCCGTCGCCGGATCGGGCTCAGCGGCCAGTACGCGGCGGTCGACGAGTACCT from Angustibacter luteus includes these protein-coding regions:
- a CDS encoding alpha/beta hydrolase — translated: MRPLLVDCYALGGFADSLRSLATTVELSTAVVAALAVRPDVLGVVGPAAGTLVQARVALVARLRALARVVASCAQAYTAVEHRVLASFSASFTGSGAGAVGTAADADVLDLLGAGEPDEVEALLTASPALAVLVLRAGAAPRAGSDAARLADLSADGSLLAVHRFLQRLEPRRLALLALLHPRLVAEAPSAPVAARVRASRVLVAADLDAVLVQQAVATEPATLETLGRRIAQRREWLTGSVLLRDARGRAVRRRRQLLGFDPRGDGQVIELLGDADRAEHLAVFVPGTGSDLDRAEGTVRRMVPFVQADPRLVVVTWQGADFPDQPFDDGVLPLREHVLAAAYRDAADVAGPQLARDVAGLHLSLPVPAEDVSVLGHSYGGSVVGSAQLHGLDADRVVHVASAGAYLRMATEPAAGRPAVFSMTAYDDPIRLAQGHAVSDAAARWRAMSPAMLDPAAGAVARLASHLPGAPRAIGHGVDPDLLPGVVRLDTGRFDDSCRLVSGHSGMFEPGSTAWRNLLATMDGGRVEVLEPQRWSSHLEPGALAVRHDGVRLGVDVRVPHYVVDRSPWSDPAYRAPTLAIR
- a CDS encoding N-acyl homoserine lactonase family protein, whose amino-acid sequence is MPAMADRIDRLHLGSFLRPGEETVDGRPRAEVVLAYLVHHPDGLLLLDTGMGSHPEVDAHYRPWRRDLRDALQQHGVTPHDIALVVNCHLHFDHCGGNPLFAGTPIVAQRRERELADGHEYTLPELVDFSGVRYELLDGDSELLPGVHVLATPGHTAGHQSLAVRTANGTVVLAGQSHDQASQFTADAAAAQWPGPPVADLPAPPEWMDDVLALDPRRVLFAHDQAVWEPS
- the ilvA gene encoding threonine ammonia-lyase, yielding MASTTLPVTLDDVRAAREVLEGVVRPTPLEFSRALSDRVGGPVFMKCENLQRAGSFKIRGAYNRIARLSDEEKARGVVAASAGNHAQGVALAAQLLGLRSTVFMPTVAPIPKLLATKGYGAHIELVGLTVDDALVAARRFEQETGAVLIHPFDHVDIVAGQGTVGLEILEECPDVRTVLVCCGGGGLLAGIATAVKGLRPDVRVVGVQAEQAAAYPVSLEAGRPVPLERMATMADGIAVGCPGDVPFALVSNLVDEILTVSEESLSRALLFLVERAKLVVEPAGAAGVAALLGESVGSKPPKLEAPVAVVLSGGNIDPLLLLRVLRHGMAAAGRYLQFRLRVPDRPGSLAALLAVLAEVDANVLEIEHVRTGSALHVDEVEIALQLETKGADHTELVLAKLRDVGYPLNFT